One genomic window of Halobellus limi includes the following:
- a CDS encoding DUF7123 family protein, whose amino-acid sequence MSATATATTAPKLSDKQHRILQYLRANVDERTYFKSRLIAEELGLSAKEVGANMRALLDGEVGLTVEKWGYSSGTTWKVTR is encoded by the coding sequence ATGAGCGCGACGGCCACCGCGACGACCGCACCGAAACTCAGCGACAAGCAGCACCGGATCCTCCAGTACCTCCGGGCGAACGTCGACGAGCGGACGTACTTCAAGTCCCGTCTCATCGCCGAGGAACTGGGCCTCTCGGCCAAGGAGGTCGGCGCGAATATGCGTGCGCTGCTGGACGGCGAGGTCGGTCTCACCGTCGAGAAGTGGGGCTACTCGTCGGGGACGACCTGGAAAGTGACGCGGTAG
- a CDS encoding winged helix-turn-helix transcriptional regulator — protein MADREIDEEKRTTLRRFAALGAASPLAGLGASGSAEAAETTSDARDAIVGYVASTPGAHFSKIRDDLSLGTGETQHHLRRLVDDGTLVFQRDGDYKRFFPAGRFSAFERTALGYLRRRTPRGMLVELLRDPGRTGAELADRLDVSRATVSGYASELDEAGLLSRDGAYAVERPETVLTLVIRYADSFGPEAVELSAEADSLLRYDP, from the coding sequence ATGGCGGACCGCGAAATCGACGAGGAGAAACGGACGACGCTGCGGCGCTTCGCTGCCCTGGGAGCCGCCTCGCCGCTCGCGGGACTCGGCGCCAGCGGGAGCGCCGAGGCCGCCGAGACGACGAGCGACGCCCGCGACGCCATCGTCGGTTACGTCGCGTCCACGCCGGGCGCACACTTCTCGAAGATCCGCGACGATCTCAGCCTCGGGACCGGGGAGACCCAACACCACCTCCGCCGCCTCGTCGACGACGGCACCCTCGTCTTCCAGCGGGACGGCGACTACAAGCGCTTCTTCCCGGCGGGGCGGTTCTCGGCGTTCGAACGGACCGCGCTGGGCTATCTCCGTCGGCGGACGCCCCGGGGGATGCTCGTCGAACTCCTCCGAGACCCCGGACGGACCGGCGCGGAACTCGCCGACCGCCTCGACGTCTCGCGGGCCACCGTGAGCGGTTACGCGAGCGAACTCGACGAGGCCGGGCTGCTCTCGCGAGACGGCGCGTACGCGGTCGAGCGGCCGGAGACGGTCCTCACCCTCGTGATCCGATACGCGGACTCGTTCGGGCCCGAGGCGGTCGAACTGTCCGCCGAGGCCGACTCGCTCCTTCGGTACGATCCCTGA
- a CDS encoding SPFH domain-containing protein: protein MVFGPVSLQTGIGLPTVGILVLLLAIVTVYQMVEIVDAYEKEALTVFGEYRKLLEPGINFIPPFVSRTYPFDMRTQTLDVPRQEAITRDNSPVTADAVVYIKVMDAKKAFLEVDDYKRAVSNLAQTTLRAVIGDMELDDTLNKRQEINGRIRRELDEPTDEWGVRVESVEVREVNPSKDVQQAMEQQTSAERRRRAMILEAQGERRSAVEQAEGEKQSNIIRAQGEKQSQILEAQGDAISTVLRAKSAESMGERAIIEKGMESLETIGQGESTTFVLPQELTSLLGRYGRQLTDSDVQESAGLDSLDFDAETRELLGLDDIEEILGQIDEATEMDVEELEQEAEAIKQGGGTDIKSPDEIISEADGASFTEPDEAVDDADTPTDADSDADAGSDSDGGDAEADTDPAVETERE, encoded by the coding sequence ATGGTATTTGGTCCCGTTTCGCTACAGACCGGCATCGGGCTCCCGACCGTCGGGATCCTGGTACTCCTCCTCGCGATCGTCACCGTCTACCAGATGGTCGAGATCGTCGACGCCTACGAGAAGGAGGCGCTGACGGTCTTCGGCGAGTATCGGAAGCTCCTGGAGCCGGGTATCAACTTCATCCCGCCGTTCGTCTCGCGGACGTACCCGTTCGACATGCGGACGCAGACGCTCGACGTGCCCCGACAGGAGGCGATCACCCGCGACAACTCGCCGGTCACCGCCGACGCCGTGGTCTACATCAAGGTGATGGACGCGAAGAAGGCGTTCCTCGAGGTCGACGACTACAAGCGCGCGGTCTCGAACCTCGCGCAGACGACGCTGCGGGCGGTCATCGGCGACATGGAACTCGACGACACGCTCAACAAGCGGCAGGAGATCAACGGCCGGATCCGACGCGAACTAGACGAACCCACAGACGAGTGGGGAGTCCGCGTCGAGAGCGTCGAAGTGCGCGAAGTCAACCCCTCCAAGGACGTCCAGCAGGCGATGGAGCAGCAGACGTCCGCCGAGCGTCGCCGGCGGGCGATGATCCTCGAAGCGCAGGGCGAACGGCGCTCTGCGGTCGAGCAGGCCGAGGGGGAGAAGCAGTCGAACATCATCCGCGCGCAGGGGGAAAAGCAGAGCCAGATCCTCGAAGCGCAGGGCGACGCCATCTCGACGGTCCTGCGGGCGAAGTCCGCCGAGTCGATGGGCGAACGCGCGATCATCGAGAAGGGGATGGAGAGCTTAGAGACGATCGGCCAGGGCGAGTCGACGACGTTCGTGCTCCCCCAAGAGCTCACGAGCCTCCTGGGCCGCTACGGTCGTCAGCTGACCGACTCGGACGTGCAGGAGTCCGCCGGCCTCGACAGCCTCGACTTCGACGCCGAGACGCGCGAGCTCCTCGGCCTCGACGACATCGAGGAGATCCTCGGCCAGATCGACGAGGCGACCGAGATGGACGTCGAGGAACTCGAACAGGAGGCCGAGGCGATCAAGCAGGGCGGCGGCACGGACATCAAGAGCCCCGACGAGATCATAAGCGAGGCCGACGGCGCCTCGTTCACGGAGCCCGACGAGGCCGTCGACGACGCGGATACGCCGACTGACGCCGACTCAGATGCCGACGCCGGCTCCGATTCGGACGGCGGGGACGCCGAAGCGGATACCGACCCCGCCGTCGAGACCGAACGCGAGTAA
- a CDS encoding DUF7345 domain-containing protein, which yields MDDTTRAVVGIATAFALVVSVGVAPVTAQQSAPEPALEIALHEDGSAAVTLVSTFDLTDDNESAAFEQLRDDEDARDRFRTAFAERMRSLAASAAEETGRTMSARDAELSLSTADRTGVVEMSVVWHGLAAVRDDRVVLTEPFASGFDPDRTLRVSAPEGYALTSVSPSPDGSDDERAVWAAGTDLDGFSVTASPEGEPTATDTTGSEAPGFGIAIALGAFLAAALLLVRR from the coding sequence ATGGACGATACAACCCGAGCTGTCGTCGGCATCGCGACCGCGTTCGCCCTCGTCGTTTCGGTCGGGGTCGCACCGGTCACCGCACAGCAGTCTGCACCCGAACCCGCGCTCGAGATCGCGCTTCACGAGGACGGATCCGCGGCCGTCACGCTCGTTTCGACGTTCGATCTGACGGACGACAACGAATCGGCGGCGTTCGAACAGCTGCGGGACGACGAAGACGCGCGGGATCGCTTCCGCACGGCCTTCGCGGAGCGTATGCGATCGCTCGCCGCGAGCGCGGCGGAGGAGACCGGCCGGACGATGTCGGCTCGCGACGCCGAACTGTCGCTCTCGACGGCCGACCGAACCGGTGTCGTCGAGATGAGCGTCGTCTGGCACGGCCTGGCGGCCGTCCGGGACGATCGCGTGGTCCTCACGGAGCCCTTCGCGAGCGGGTTCGACCCCGATCGCACACTTCGCGTGAGCGCTCCCGAGGGATACGCGCTGACGTCGGTGTCACCGTCTCCGGACGGCAGCGACGACGAACGAGCCGTCTGGGCCGCCGGGACCGATCTCGACGGATTCTCCGTCACCGCGTCGCCCGAGGGGGAGCCGACGGCCACCGACACGACCGGCAGTGAGGCCCCCGGATTCGGGATTGCGATCGCCCTCGGTGCGTTCCTCGCTGCGGCCCTCCTTCTCGTCCGCCGCTGA